Part of the Mycolicibacterium mageritense genome is shown below.
GTGAGTGAGTAGACGGTGGCCGCGCCGAGGGCCAGCAGGGCATCGGCGCCAGGCGGGCCGAGTCTGGCCTCGAGCATCGCGCGAAGCCTGGGTTGGTAATCGATCACGGTGACGGCGGCATTGAGGCCAGCGGGCAGCCGCGGCCACATGACCCGGCCCACCGTGGCCACGCCGATCCCGATGCCGTTGGCCGCGGTCGCGATGGCCTTCGCCGCCAGCACGATCCCGTCACCCGGTAACTCGGTGGGCTGCTGCGCTCCAGGCTCGGTGACCGCTTGGGCCTCGGCGGCAGCCACGACTGCGCACAGCCGCTGCAGCCCCGGCGCGTCGGGCCCGTCGGCCACCTCGACCACGATGCGCGACAGCGGATAGTTGAGCTGCGTCGCGCGCACCCCCGGCTGGGCATCGACGGCCCGCGTCACGTCGGCACCGATCCGCCGCCCGTCCGCTCCCCGCAGGCCACGCACCTCGATCCAGCACCGCTCGGCGCCGCGCCAGCAGCGTCTGCGGGGTGGCCTGCCGATGAGCTCAGCCGTCGCCGCGAGGGCAAGTGCTGCCGGGCGCGTGCCGACCCGCACGCCTGCCTCGACCGCCGACACCGTGGTGAGCGCGACGGGGGCCGCCGCGACCGTGGCCGCGCGCAGAACCACCCGCCCGAGGGCGGCGATCACTTAGCGGTGCGCCGGGTGGTGGATTTCCGGGCCGGCGCCTTGGTTGCCTTCGGACCCGGCGAACGCCGGGGAGCAGTACTGCGCTGCTCGGTGTTCCCGGCACGGGTTCGCGAGCTGAGTTCGTGCGCCACGAGCGCTGCACCGCCCGCGGTCAACAAAATGGGCCACTCGACCAGGCCGGCCGCACCGACCGCGGCGAGGGTGAGGGCGGCCGCGGCCGACGACCCGCTGCCCTGGCTCAACCCGTCACGGATTCCGGCGCTCGTACCTTTGATCCCTCCGACGACTCCGTTGATCGTCGCGCCCCCGATCGCTCCCGCGGTAGCGGTGGTGGCGTCGGCAGCGCGGGTGACGGCATGCGCGACGCCTGAGACGATGTTCATCATTGGACTCCTCACGTTCAACTCCTGGGCAGTACCCGGTCACGCCGGGTTCTACACCTGAGCGGCGAGGAACGTGGAAATCGTTGCGGCGGAGGCTTATTCGGCATCCGGCCGGGCGAGCGTGAGAGTCACGCGCACGTCGTCGGCGACCTTCATCGCGCCCATGAGCATCGAATACTGTTTGATGCCGAAATCGGTGTGGCGCACGACGGCCGCCCCCGAGATTTCCTTGTCGCCGACCCGGACCTCGACGGTCTGGTCGCCGGTCTTGCCGCCAAGCTCGAGAGTTCCGGTGAGCCTCAGAGAATCGGCCTCGCGATCGATCGCGGTCGACCGGAACCGCGCCTCGGGAAAACGTTTCACCCGCAGGGTCTTCGACGCGTTGGTCCGCACCAGCGTCTTCTCGGTGCCCGACAGCGGCGTCATGCCGCCCTCGCCGCGCAGCACGTCGAGCGAGTCGAGGTCGACGGTCACCTCGATCGCGGCCGGGTCGTCTCCGTCCCATTCCACGGTCGCGTGCCAGGACCGGACCGCGATGGTGAGCCGGTGGCCCATCCGCGCGGCCGTCCCGGTGACACCGGTGTGCAGCAGCAACTCACCATCCGAGGCATCGAAGGTCCACGCGCTCAATTGCTGACCACCAAACCCGTCACCCACGCCACCGTCGCCAGCAGCGCACCCGTAAACTCGATCCCTACCGACAATGCAACCCCCTTGAGCGCGTGCACAGTTGATGCCCAGGCACGGCGGGCGTCGTGGCGCGACACAAACTCGGCGAGGTACACCCCGCCCACGAAACCGATCACCAGCCCGATCACCGGGATCACGAAGAATCCGATGATGCCGAGCACGCCGCCGGTGACCAGGCTCCACGTCCCGACCTCGGCCGCCCGCATGCGGCGCACGGGCACCAGATACTTGATCACCTCGGTGGCGATGAACAGCGCGGCAGCCACGCCCAGCGTCACCCACGACACCGCGGTGTGCTCGACGATGGCCCACACCGCGATCGCCGCGAAGACCAGCAGCCCGCCCGGCAGGACAGGCACCACGATGCCGATGAGACCGACGGCGATCGCCAACGCGACGAGGACGACGCCCAGCGTGCTCACGGCTTGGACCCGCGCACCCACTGGATGAAGCCGAGGGTCTTGGTCCGGACACCGACGAGTCCAAGCCCCTCGAACATGTCTCCCAGCTCGTCCTCGCCGAACAACCGGGCGCCCCCTCTCGACAGGAACTGCATCGCGTCGGCATGCCCGACGGTCGGCACCATGACGGCGATGCGCCGGCCCGGCCGCAGCACCCGCGCCATCTCCGACACCGCGGCATCGGCATCGGGGATCAGCTGCAGCACCGCGAGCGAGATCACGGCGTCGAAGCTCTCGTCCCGGAACGGCAGGCGCTGCGCGTCGGCCCGCAGGAAGCCGACCTGACGGCCTGCCTCCGCTTTCACCGCGCGGTCCAGCATCGCCTCGGAGATGTCGACACCGAGCGCGATGCCGTCCAGGCCGGCCGCGCGGGCCAGCGCCGCCGTGATGTTGCCGGGGCCGCTGCCGACGTCGAGGGCGATACCGCCCGCGGGGATGTTCAGCCAGTCGATCGGCGGCCGGGACGCCGAGAGCAACCGCCGGTTGAGCACCTGAGCGCGGTCGTAGAGCATCGACCCCACCGGGGACGCCCAGGCTTTCTGGATGAACCCGGAGTTCTTCGGGGCGTCGCTGCTGCCCGTGCCGAGCAGATCGAGATACCCCTTGCCGACGTCGGGGTCGGCCGGCGGATCGACGAGGAGATCCAACGCCTTGGTCAGTGCGGTGTCCACAACGTCTACGCTACGCACCCAACTGGGCCGCGAGGTCGACAAAATCCGCGGCCACGACGTCGAACTCCCCGTCGGACACGGCATGCGGCGCGCGGCCCGGACCGAACTCGAGCGGCCGCGGCACGTAGGCCGCGCCGAGTCCGGCGCCGCGGGCCGCCCGCAGATCGGACGGGTGCGCCGCCACCAGGGTGAGCTCACCCGGCGCGACGCCGAGCAGGTCGGCGCACCCCAGATAGGCCTCGCGGTCGGGTTTGTAATGCCGGAACAGCTCCGCGGAGATCACGCAATCCCAGGGCAGCCCAGCGTGTTTGGCCATGTTGGTCAGCAGTGACACGTTGCCGTTGGACAGCGTGGTGATGACGAAGCGCTCCTTGAGCCGGGTCAGCCCGGCCACCGAATCCGGCCACGGATCCAACCGGTGCCACGCCCGTTGAGCTCGTCGACCTCGTCGGCGCCGACACGGATGTCCGCGGCGCCGAGCAGCTCGACCAGGATCGCGCGGTGCAGATCGTCGATCCTGGTCCACGGCAGCTCACCACGACGCACGCGGTCCATCGCAGGCGCATACCCGGCCCGCCAATCGTCGGCGAAAGCCCGCCAATCCCGCTGCAACCCATGCCGTTCGCCGAAGGCCTCGAGCTCGGCGACGATGGACGACCGCCAGTCGACGACCGTGCCGAAGACATCGAACGCAAGGGCCTTTGTCACGGTCATCGGTTCCTCGCGCAAGCGCTCGTCACGGCTCCAGCACCAACTTCCCTCGCACCTCACCGTTGGCCAGCGCGTCGAGCGCGGCCACACCGTCGGCCAGCGGGTAACGCACGGGCGGCGGCGGCCGCAGACCGCCCGCCACCAGCTTGTTCAGCTCCGCTCCCACCTGGGCCTGGGCGGCGGGGTGGCGGCGCACGAACTCGCCCCAACCGACCCCCACGACGCTGACGTTGCGCAGCAACAGCCGGTTGACCTTGACGGTCGGGATGCCGCCACCCGCGGCGAATCCGATGACCAAGAGCCTGCCCTCGGTCGCGAGCACGCGGATGGCATCGTCGAACGCGTCCCCGCCGATCGGGTCGACCACGATGTCGACGCCCTGGCCCCCGGTGGCGTCCAGCACGGCATCGCGCCAACCGTCGGTCAGCGGCAGCACCACGTCGGCGCCGAGCGACGACACGAACTCCTCGGCCCCGGCCCGGTGCACCATCGCGACGACCCTGGCGCCCATGGCCTTGGCGAGCTGGATCGACGCCACACCGATGCCGCCGGCCGAGCCGAGCACCAGCACGGTTTCACCCGGCTGCAGGGCGCCGCGGCGGCCCAGCGCGAACTGCATCGTGTAGTAGTTGCCCAGCAGCGACGCGGCTTCCCCGTCATCGAGCCCGTCGGGGGTGGGGATCACGTTGTCCGGGGCGACAGCGACCTGTTCGGCGTACCCGCCGAGCATCGTGAAGGCCGACACCCGCTGGCCCGGCGTGAAACCGGACCCCTCGGGCGCCGACCGCACGGTGCCCGCGACCTCCATGCCCGGCGTGAACGGCGGCTCCAGCCGTAGCTGGTACTCGCCGCGCAACAGCAGCAGATCGGGAAAGCAGACACCGGCGGCCCCGACGTCCACGATCACCGCGCTGTTGGGCTCGAGATCGGGAACCTCGGTGTACGCCAGCCCGGCGGTACCGGTGAGGGCCTGCGCGACAAGCGCTTTCATCAGAGCTTGAAGCTGGCCTGCTGTGCGGCGGACAGGTCCGTGATCTCGCCCCACTTGGCGGCGATGTCGTCGACCGTCGGCACGCCGTCGGAGAACGTCACGCCGTCGTTCTGGAACAGCGCGGTGCGCTGGACCTTGCCGCCTCCGACGATGAAGACCGCGTCGGTGTCCTGCAGTTCCTCGGTCATCAGGT
Proteins encoded:
- a CDS encoding YceI family protein — encoded protein: MSAWTFDASDGELLLHTGVTGTAARMGHRLTIAVRSWHATVEWDGDDPAAIEVTVDLDSLDVLRGEGGMTPLSGTEKTLVRTNASKTLRVKRFPEARFRSTAIDREADSLRLTGTLELGGKTGDQTVEVRVGDKEISGAAVVRHTDFGIKQYSMLMGAMKVADDVRVTLTLARPDAE
- a CDS encoding DUF456 domain-containing protein, producing the protein MSTLGVVLVALAIAVGLIGIVVPVLPGGLLVFAAIAVWAIVEHTAVSWVTLGVAAALFIATEVIKYLVPVRRMRAAEVGTWSLVTGGVLGIIGFFVIPVIGLVIGFVGGVYLAEFVSRHDARRAWASTVHALKGVALSVGIEFTGALLATVAWVTGLVVSN
- a CDS encoding methyltransferase domain-containing protein — protein: MDTALTKALDLLVDPPADPDVGKGYLDLLGTGSSDAPKNSGFIQKAWASPVGSMLYDRAQVLNRRLLSASRPPIDWLNIPAGGIALDVGSGPGNITAALARAAGLDGIALGVDISEAMLDRAVKAEAGRQVGFLRADAQRLPFRDESFDAVISLAVLQLIPDADAAVSEMARVLRPGRRIAVMVPTVGHADAMQFLSRGGARLFGEDELGDMFEGLGLVGVRTKTLGFIQWVRGSKP
- a CDS encoding NADPH:quinone oxidoreductase family protein yields the protein MKALVAQALTGTAGLAYTEVPDLEPNSAVIVDVGAAGVCFPDLLLLRGEYQLRLEPPFTPGMEVAGTVRSAPEGSGFTPGQRVSAFTMLGGYAEQVAVAPDNVIPTPDGLDDGEAASLLGNYYTMQFALGRRGALQPGETVLVLGSAGGIGVASIQLAKAMGARVVAMVHRAGAEEFVSSLGADVVLPLTDGWRDAVLDATGGQGVDIVVDPIGGDAFDDAIRVLATEGRLLVIGFAAGGGIPTVKVNRLLLRNVSVVGVGWGEFVRRHPAAQAQVGAELNKLVAGGLRPPPPVRYPLADGVAALDALANGEVRGKLVLEP